One genomic segment of Spirochaetota bacterium includes these proteins:
- a CDS encoding acyl-CoA dehydrogenase family protein, with the protein MPLIASGEPDGVWCTGYSEPDAGSDFANLRTRAERKGDEYVINGQKVWTSAAHRARWCWLAVKTDINVKKKHHGISIIIVDMKSSGITIRPILNYVGCHIFNEVFFDDVRVPVENLVGEENRGWYQLMQALSFERGSAGISTCGANKRILDELVFYAKETGLIHKQEIRQRLADVAVDIEARKMLVYQTIWRMTDGFTPIYEPSRDKAFNDMLMEKLSVLGTEILGAYSQTDPMDRNYKWAKMKSRIENIYWTFPGIAIAAGTTDTQRNIIGQFELQLPKSY; encoded by the coding sequence ATGCCACTTATCGCATCCGGAGAGCCTGATGGTGTATGGTGCACAGGATATAGCGAGCCAGATGCTGGAAGCGATTTTGCAAATCTCAGAACTCGTGCGGAAAGGAAGGGTGATGAGTATGTAATCAATGGGCAAAAGGTATGGACCAGTGCCGCTCACAGAGCAAGATGGTGCTGGCTTGCAGTTAAGACTGATATAAACGTAAAGAAGAAACACCATGGCATCAGCATTATTATTGTGGATATGAAGAGCAGTGGAATAACCATAAGGCCTATTTTGAATTACGTTGGATGCCATATATTTAATGAGGTGTTCTTTGATGATGTAAGGGTTCCTGTGGAAAACCTTGTCGGTGAAGAGAATAGGGGGTGGTATCAATTGATGCAGGCTTTGAGTTTTGAGAGGGGTAGCGCTGGTATTTCAACCTGCGGAGCCAATAAAAGGATATTGGATGAGTTAGTCTTTTATGCAAAGGAGACGGGACTTATTCACAAACAAGAGATTCGTCAAAGGCTGGCTGATGTAGCTGTTGATATTGAAGCCAGAAAGATGCTTGTGTATCAGACAATTTGGAGAATGACAGATGGATTTACACCAATCTATGAACCATCAAGAGACAAGGCATTCAATGATATGTTGATGGAGAAGCTCTCTGTGCTTGGAACAGAAATATTAGGAGCTTACTCACAAACTGATCCAATGGATAGAAATTATAAATGGGCTAAGATGAAGTCTCGTATAGAGAATATATATTGGACATTTCCTGGAATAGCCATCGCTGCAGGGACTACTGATACTCAGAGGAATATAATCGGTCAGTTTGAGCTACAATTACCCAAATCATATTAA
- a CDS encoding UvrD-helicase domain-containing protein translates to MKYIADFHIHSHYSIATSKKLIPEYLDYWARLKGINVIGTGDCVHPGWLKELKEKLEPASNGLYRLRDEFRLKDILTSSGSIKLKDIYFILTGEISNIYKKDGSVRKVHNLTIFPNFEAVEFVQKRLTKIGNIESDGRPILGLDSKILLEMILESSHNSFLIPAHIWTPWFSVLGSKSGFESVNECYEDLTSHIFAVETGLSSDPTMNWTCSFLDKFKLVSNSDAHSPEKLGREANLFDAELSYEGIYESLSGDTGLFGTIEFFPEEGKYHYDGHRKCNIRWDPLETLLNDSLCPVCGKPVTKGVMHRVAELADRFNLKNSDNKNYYYSITSLSDLLAEMLGKKNSSTKTVQNEYFRLIRELGPELNILLFADNNEIREQGGELLAEGVQRLRDGKIIIDEGFDGEYGRIKVFTEEEIASFSGKHLFLTVSQNPKDRRIKSKLSLDFNIEEFQSLYQKSSTNNEIQRNNLSENIFNKDQRDGIEHLFGPCMVLAGPGSGKTRILTERIQQLITHHSVKQENILSVTFSNKAAKEMRERLIKRLSPLRVNISTFHSFGLSILREHCKKLDRTERFYIIDDNEKREILLKIEGVNKRGIEKKIEQIMAFKQGILLEDAYGILGVYQSELKLRGAFDLDDLIYLPVELLKMNPDILKLYRERYPWILIDEYQDINARQYELITLIAGEGNPNLFVIGDPDQSIYGFRGSDIRFIDRIKKDLPNIRVIGLTKSYRCPDSIIKIAAQVLQKGKFMQGKPDDIKVHIQETETEKSEADWIATQIERMMGGVRSFSMDSGISNGEASSDSGSFSDFCILCRSTSMFDPIVRALENHGIAYQVIGTEPFYMKEPFNSLIGQFRRIYFHQKDIEPSISQIDIEEILQMIDNREEVYKTVYLMMKGIVFDAEDIERIMLLAKPFGNDYDSFFFNLSTRKGIDEYDERTEAVSLMTIHASKGLEFNTVFIPGCEDRIIPFELFEKKGARELHEEERIFYVGITRTRKYLFLTHAKRRYYSGRFLNQQRSRFINRLEKELLHQEKRESKTSVSDEIQLDLF, encoded by the coding sequence TTGAAGTATATTGCAGATTTTCATATTCATTCCCACTATTCAATAGCGACTAGCAAGAAATTAATACCAGAATATTTGGATTATTGGGCAAGGTTAAAAGGAATAAATGTAATAGGTACTGGCGATTGTGTTCATCCGGGTTGGTTGAAGGAATTGAAAGAAAAATTAGAGCCAGCGAGTAACGGATTATACCGCTTGAGGGATGAATTTCGATTAAAGGATATTTTAACATCATCTGGAAGTATTAAATTGAAGGATATATACTTCATATTAACTGGGGAGATTAGTAATATATATAAGAAGGACGGGAGTGTGAGGAAGGTACATAATCTCACCATATTCCCGAATTTTGAAGCTGTGGAATTTGTTCAAAAACGTTTAACGAAGATAGGCAATATTGAGTCAGATGGACGGCCTATTCTGGGACTTGATTCGAAAATATTGTTGGAGATGATTCTGGAGTCATCTCATAACTCCTTTCTGATACCGGCTCATATATGGACACCCTGGTTTTCAGTCTTGGGATCAAAGTCTGGTTTTGAGAGTGTGAATGAGTGCTATGAAGATTTGACTTCTCACATCTTTGCTGTTGAAACAGGACTTTCCAGCGATCCAACGATGAACTGGACATGCAGCTTTTTAGATAAATTCAAATTAGTCTCTAATTCTGATGCTCATTCCCCAGAAAAGTTAGGGAGAGAAGCGAATCTATTTGATGCTGAGCTGTCTTATGAGGGGATATATGAGAGCTTATCCGGAGATACTGGCCTCTTCGGAACTATTGAGTTCTTTCCAGAGGAGGGTAAATATCATTACGATGGTCATCGCAAATGCAATATTCGCTGGGACCCCCTTGAGACATTATTAAATGACAGCCTATGCCCAGTATGCGGGAAACCAGTGACTAAAGGAGTGATGCATCGTGTTGCTGAATTAGCGGATAGGTTTAATTTAAAGAATTCTGATAATAAAAATTATTATTATTCTATAACCTCTTTATCTGACCTTTTGGCAGAAATGTTAGGCAAGAAGAACAGTTCAACAAAGACTGTACAGAATGAGTATTTTCGACTCATTAGGGAGTTGGGGCCAGAACTTAATATATTATTATTTGCTGATAATAATGAGATAAGAGAGCAGGGTGGCGAACTTTTGGCTGAGGGAGTGCAGAGATTACGGGATGGAAAGATTATTATTGATGAGGGTTTTGACGGAGAATATGGCCGGATAAAGGTGTTTACTGAAGAGGAAATTGCCTCTTTTTCTGGAAAACACCTATTCTTAACGGTTTCTCAGAATCCTAAAGATAGAAGGATTAAATCAAAACTATCACTCGATTTCAACATAGAAGAGTTTCAATCCCTTTATCAAAAGTCGAGCACAAACAATGAAATACAGAGGAATAATCTGTCAGAGAATATATTCAATAAAGACCAGAGGGATGGAATAGAACACCTCTTTGGTCCATGTATGGTTCTGGCTGGTCCAGGTTCAGGAAAGACAAGAATACTTACAGAACGGATACAACAGCTTATTACTCATCATAGTGTAAAACAGGAGAATATTCTATCTGTTACATTTTCTAATAAGGCTGCTAAGGAGATGCGAGAAAGATTAATAAAAAGGTTATCCCCTCTTAGGGTTAATATATCGACCTTTCATTCCTTTGGGCTCTCAATCTTGAGAGAGCATTGCAAAAAGCTGGATAGAACTGAGAGGTTTTATATCATAGATGATAATGAAAAGAGAGAGATATTGCTGAAGATAGAGGGAGTTAATAAGCGAGGAATTGAAAAAAAGATTGAACAGATTATGGCTTTTAAACAAGGCATCCTGCTAGAAGATGCATACGGTATACTAGGCGTTTATCAGAGTGAATTGAAACTCAGGGGGGCATTTGATTTAGATGATCTCATATATCTTCCGGTAGAATTATTGAAGATGAATCCCGATATTCTTAAATTGTATAGGGAGCGTTATCCCTGGATATTGATTGACGAATATCAGGATATCAATGCAAGACAGTATGAGTTAATTACGTTGATAGCAGGTGAGGGGAATCCCAATCTTTTTGTAATTGGAGATCCGGATCAATCAATATATGGATTTAGAGGATCGGATATTCGTTTTATTGATAGAATAAAGAAAGACTTGCCAAATATTAGAGTGATCGGTTTGACAAAGAGTTATCGCTGTCCGGATTCCATTATAAAGATCGCGGCTCAGGTATTGCAAAAGGGAAAATTTATGCAAGGGAAGCCAGATGACATAAAGGTGCATATTCAGGAGACTGAGACAGAGAAGAGTGAGGCAGACTGGATTGCTACTCAGATCGAGAGGATGATGGGTGGTGTTCGCAGCTTTTCAATGGACAGCGGGATAAGTAATGGGGAAGCTTCATCTGATTCAGGAAGTTTTTCGGATTTCTGCATCTTGTGCCGTTCAACAAGCATGTTTGATCCAATAGTAAGAGCCTTAGAAAATCATGGGATTGCCTATCAAGTAATAGGTACGGAACCCTTTTACATGAAAGAACCCTTTAATTCCCTGATAGGTCAATTTCGAAGAATCTATTTTCATCAGAAAGATATTGAGCCTTCTATATCGCAGATAGATATAGAGGAAATTTTACAGATGATAGATAACAGAGAAGAAGTATACAAAACAGTATATTTGATGATGAAGGGGATTGTGTTTGATGCAGAAGACATCGAGCGGATAATGCTGTTGGCCAAGCCTTTTGGGAATGATTATGATAGCTTCTTCTTCAATCTATCCACCCGAAAGGGCATTGATGAATATGATGAAAGAACAGAGGCGGTTTCATTGATGACAATTCATGCATCCAAGGGCTTGGAGTTTAATACTGTTTTTATTCCAGGATGCGAAGATAGAATTATACCCTTTGAACTATTTGAGAAGAAGGGAGCGCGCGAGCTACATGAGGAAGAGAGAATATTTTATGTTGGAATTACAAGAACCAGGAAATATCTATTCCTAACTCATGCAAAAAGACGGTACTACTCTGGAAGGTTCCTAAATCAACAGAGAAGTAGATTTATTAACCGACTGGAAAAAGAATTACTTCATCAGGAAAAGAGAGAATCAAAAACATCTGTGTCTGATGAGATTCAACTAGATCTGTTTTGA
- a CDS encoding MaoC family dehydratase N-terminal domain-containing protein — protein MANDDVLARVEELKKRFIGTTTEPTVYEVEYGAIKRFAQAVGDDNPLWSDDEFAKNTKYGSVICPPGFFGWPAKPAPMLSGPMATMMGEFAKAGFPGVLDGGVEFDLFIPIRPGDVLVSSAKVADIYEKEGKSGASLFGVIETTFTNQNGDVVTKARMTVIGRPA, from the coding sequence GTGGCTAACGATGATGTATTAGCAAGGGTAGAAGAGTTGAAGAAGAGGTTTATTGGCACAACAACCGAACCTACTGTCTATGAGGTCGAATATGGAGCTATTAAAAGATTCGCACAGGCAGTTGGTGATGACAACCCCTTATGGAGTGATGATGAATTTGCAAAAAATACCAAATATGGTTCGGTCATTTGTCCTCCGGGTTTCTTTGGATGGCCTGCAAAACCGGCTCCAATGTTATCAGGCCCCATGGCTACGATGATGGGTGAGTTTGCGAAAGCTGGTTTCCCTGGTGTTTTGGATGGGGGTGTTGAATTTGATTTGTTTATACCAATCCGTCCAGGAGATGTTCTTGTATCTTCAGCTAAAGTCGCAGATATCTATGAAAAGGAAGGAAAATCAGGCGCATCGTTATTCGGGGTAATAGAGACAACCTTTACCAATCAAAATGGTGATGTGGTAACTAAGGCTAGAATGACCGTAATCGGTCGACCAGCATAA
- a CDS encoding MaoC/PaaZ C-terminal domain-containing protein, giving the protein MAEQRKQVYWEDIEENSEIPTLTKIATTEMLVRWAGASGDFNPHHYDPGTPLAAVTGGIIVHGALKRQWLVQLVTDWIGVEGTMKKFSCQYRAVDKPRSMKNFTEPLDGETWQCKGVVTKKYIQDGEHYVDCEIAVENGQGQKTTPGRATVILPSRG; this is encoded by the coding sequence ATGGCTGAACAAAGGAAACAGGTATATTGGGAAGATATTGAAGAGAATAGTGAGATCCCAACACTTACTAAAATCGCAACAACGGAGATGTTGGTTAGATGGGCAGGGGCTTCAGGGGACTTTAATCCACATCATTATGATCCCGGGACACCCTTAGCTGCGGTTACAGGCGGCATTATTGTACATGGCGCTCTTAAACGTCAATGGCTGGTTCAGCTCGTTACTGATTGGATTGGAGTGGAAGGAACAATGAAGAAGTTTTCCTGCCAATATCGAGCTGTAGATAAACCCCGTTCCATGAAGAATTTTACTGAACCTTTAGATGGAGAGACCTGGCAGTGTAAGGGGGTTGTTACTAAGAAATATATTCAGGATGGCGAACATTATGTAGATTGTGAAATAGCGGTTGAGAATGGGCAGGGACAGAAAACTACTCCTGGGAGAGCTACTGTAATTTTACCATCAAGGGGATAA
- a CDS encoding MBL fold metallo-hydrolase has product MEITDGIHRVEGLKGVNAYFLINNEGVILIDTGMPGNAERIITQVKSLGKGEDDITHIIITHADIDHCGSAADLKKMTGAKLAIHEGDAASICGETELKKVKGFMKVIFNTMSLFMRFVPIKPDIILQDGDEIDGLKIYHIPGHTNGSICIYKPNKAIFTGDAIITIGKGGPRGPMGIFTLDMAQAWESINRLNNLELEYDILLPGHGNPLTHNASLKVKELKK; this is encoded by the coding sequence TCAATGCCTACTTCTTGATTAATAATGAGGGTGTCATTTTAATTGATACAGGCATGCCTGGCAATGCAGAAAGAATTATTACTCAAGTAAAGAGCTTGGGCAAAGGAGAAGATGATATTACTCATATAATTATAACACATGCTGATATTGATCACTGCGGCAGTGCAGCAGATCTCAAAAAGATGACAGGCGCAAAATTGGCTATACATGAAGGGGATGCAGCATCTATATGTGGGGAAACTGAGCTTAAGAAGGTAAAGGGATTCATGAAGGTAATCTTTAATACTATGTCACTCTTCATGCGATTTGTTCCCATTAAACCAGATATCATCCTACAGGATGGAGATGAAATTGATGGTTTGAAGATTTATCACATACCGGGACATACAAATGGAAGCATTTGCATATATAAGCCCAATAAGGCAATCTTCACAGGTGACGCTATTATTACTATTGGGAAAGGGGGGCCTCGGGGGCCAATGGGGATATTTACTCTTGATATGGCTCAGGCTTGGGAATCTATCAATAGATTAAATAATCTCGAACTCGAATATGATATTCTCTTACCAGGACATGGTAATCCATTAACTCATAACGCTTCGTTAAAGGTAAAGGAATTAAAAAAATAG